From a region of the Ktedonobacterales bacterium genome:
- a CDS encoding cupin domain-containing protein, translating into MNQAMEITRWQDEKLPREEELRGRMVAEGLSPHSWSNGPGDEYAVHSHSYTKVLYCVRGGIRFTLPDQQEGIDLGPGDRMIVPAGTQHGAVVGPAGVTCIEAPRYER; encoded by the coding sequence ATGAACCAGGCAATGGAGATTACCCGCTGGCAGGATGAAAAGCTGCCGCGCGAAGAGGAATTACGGGGGCGCATGGTGGCGGAAGGCTTATCGCCGCATAGCTGGTCGAATGGGCCAGGCGACGAGTATGCTGTCCATAGCCACAGCTATACCAAGGTGCTGTACTGCGTGCGCGGCGGCATTCGCTTCACGCTGCCCGATCAGCAGGAAGGTATTGATCTGGGGCCAGGAGACCGAATGATAGTGCCCGCCGGAACGCAACATGGCGCGGTGGTCGGTCCGGCGGGCGTGACGTGCATCGAAGCGCCGCGCTACGAGCGTTGA
- a CDS encoding DUF4291 domain-containing protein produces MAEREIRADYDERSIIVYQAYRKEIALPAIAQNHFVPPFSLNRMTWIKPSFLWMMERSNWGRKPGQEYILAIRITRQGWEEALSQAVLTTPDSGIYRDADEWRSQQKQALVNIQWDPERTIHGASLPYRSIQVGLSRHIIEKYVSEWTLEIRNATPLVRKISALLKAGETSKAQDLLPKERVYPVSPAIARRLGIKLPE; encoded by the coding sequence ATGGCTGAGCGAGAGATTCGGGCGGATTATGATGAACGCTCGATCATTGTCTATCAAGCGTATCGTAAAGAGATCGCGCTGCCTGCCATTGCGCAGAACCACTTTGTGCCGCCGTTTTCCTTGAATCGGATGACGTGGATTAAGCCGTCATTTCTCTGGATGATGGAGCGGAGCAACTGGGGAAGAAAGCCGGGGCAGGAATATATCCTGGCGATTCGCATTACGCGCCAGGGCTGGGAAGAGGCGTTGTCGCAGGCGGTGCTGACAACGCCAGACAGCGGCATCTATCGTGACGCCGACGAGTGGCGCAGCCAACAAAAGCAGGCGCTGGTCAACATCCAATGGGATCCAGAGCGCACGATTCACGGAGCCAGCCTGCCCTATCGCAGCATTCAAGTGGGCCTGAGCCGCCATATCATCGAAAAATACGTCAGTGAGTGGACGCTGGAGATACGCAATGCGACGCCGCTGGTGCGCAAAATCTCCGCCTTGCTGAAGGCCGGGGAAACCAGCAAAGCACAGGATTTGCTGCCCAAAGAACGGGTGTATCCAGTCAGCCCGGCCATTGCCAGGCGGTTAGGCATAAAATTGCCAGAGTAG
- a CDS encoding Lrp/AsnC ligand binding domain-containing protein, which yields MITALVLVNVQRGEINRTAQELLEIPGVAEVYSVTGEYDLVAVLRLKAYEDLADVVTERMIGLAGITRTHTLMAFKVYSKEDLEQAWDIGVE from the coding sequence ATGATTACGGCTCTGGTGTTGGTGAATGTGCAGCGCGGCGAGATCAATCGCACCGCGCAGGAACTGTTGGAGATTCCGGGCGTTGCTGAGGTATACTCGGTGACAGGCGAGTATGATCTGGTGGCTGTGCTGCGTCTGAAGGCGTATGAAGACCTGGCAGACGTGGTGACAGAACGGATGATCGGCCTGGCCGGGATTACCAGAACCCATACCCTGATGGCCTTTAAGGTCTACTCGAAAGAGGATCTGGAGCAAGCCTGGGATATTGGTGTAGAATAG
- a CDS encoding long-chain fatty acid--CoA ligase: MQLGELVARAAARFPDKAAILFKDQRISYSELNARVNRVANGLAKLGVQRGDRVAIYIHNLPQFVEAFYGVQVCGATVIPMNVMYKAGEIEYIMNDAGVKAILTLAPFYPNVQAIREQVPALEHAIVLGAEPLPGAMLWHQAFAGQSDQATPAAGEEEDVAVILYTSGTTGRPKGAMLTHKNLIVNIEQTSQLPRLQFDEHDIVWIGLPLFHSYALSVGMNACIYHGGTLDIMERFDPAASLEMFQKDKVSILLAAPPMYVAWVLNPAASAYDLSSIRVASSGAAALPVAVLEKFKHLTGVDIMEGYGLTETAPVATTNAAGPVTKPGSIGPALPQMEIKIVDDNDNEVPVGQIGELVCRGPNVMKGYFNKPEANEEAFRNGWFHTGDMARVDEDGYYYIEDRKKDMILVSGFNVYPREVEEFLYRHPKIADAAVVQAPDEYQGESVLAFVVLKQGETATEEEIIEYCRNGIAVFKSPRRVEFRSELPKNMTGKVLRRELREEAARLAAARKKG; encoded by the coding sequence ATGCAGCTTGGCGAACTGGTGGCGCGGGCCGCGGCCCGCTTTCCTGACAAGGCGGCCATCCTCTTTAAAGATCAGCGGATCAGCTACAGCGAGTTGAACGCGCGGGTGAATCGCGTGGCGAATGGGCTGGCGAAGCTGGGCGTGCAGCGGGGTGATCGAGTTGCCATCTATATCCATAACCTGCCGCAGTTTGTGGAGGCGTTTTATGGCGTGCAGGTCTGTGGAGCGACGGTCATCCCGATGAATGTGATGTACAAGGCCGGTGAGATTGAGTACATCATGAACGACGCGGGAGTCAAGGCTATTCTCACGCTCGCGCCGTTCTATCCCAATGTCCAGGCCATCCGCGAGCAGGTGCCTGCGCTGGAGCACGCGATTGTGCTGGGCGCGGAGCCGCTGCCGGGGGCTATGCTCTGGCATCAGGCGTTTGCCGGGCAATCCGACCAGGCGACGCCAGCCGCAGGCGAAGAGGAAGATGTGGCCGTCATCCTCTATACGTCGGGTACGACGGGCCGACCCAAGGGCGCGATGCTGACGCATAAGAACCTGATTGTGAATATCGAGCAAACGAGCCAACTGCCCCGCCTCCAGTTTGATGAGCACGATATTGTCTGGATTGGCCTGCCGCTGTTCCACAGCTACGCGCTCAGTGTTGGCATGAACGCCTGCATCTATCACGGAGGGACGCTGGATATTATGGAACGCTTTGACCCGGCGGCGTCCCTGGAGATGTTCCAGAAGGATAAGGTCAGCATCCTGCTGGCCGCGCCGCCGATGTATGTGGCCTGGGTTCTCAATCCGGCGGCCAGTGCCTATGATCTCTCCTCGATTCGCGTTGCCAGTTCTGGCGCGGCGGCTTTGCCGGTGGCGGTGCTGGAAAAGTTCAAGCACCTGACGGGCGTGGACATTATGGAGGGCTACGGCCTGACGGAAACCGCGCCGGTAGCGACGACGAACGCGGCAGGCCCGGTGACAAAGCCCGGCTCGATTGGTCCGGCGCTGCCGCAGATGGAGATCAAGATCGTTGACGACAACGATAACGAGGTTCCAGTTGGGCAGATTGGCGAGCTGGTCTGTCGCGGCCCCAATGTGATGAAGGGCTACTTCAATAAGCCGGAGGCCAACGAAGAAGCCTTCCGCAACGGCTGGTTCCATACCGGCGATATGGCGCGGGTGGATGAAGACGGCTACTACTACATTGAGGACCGCAAAAAGGATATGATTCTGGTATCGGGCTTCAATGTCTATCCGCGCGAGGTGGAAGAGTTCCTGTATCGCCATCCCAAGATTGCCGATGCGGCGGTGGTGCAGGCGCCAGATGAATATCAGGGCGAGTCGGTGCTGGCCTTTGTGGTTCTCAAGCAAGGCGAGACAGCTACCGAGGAAGAGATTATTGAATACTGCCGCAACGGGATCGCCGTCTTCAAGAGTCCGCGCCGCGTCGAGTTCCGCAGCGAACTGCCCAAGAATATGACCGGCAAGGTGCTGCGCCGCGAACTGCGCGAGGAAGCTGCGCGGCTGGCCGCGGCGCGCAAGAAGGGGTAA
- a CDS encoding cytochrome c biogenesis protein ResB yields the protein MSTTHAPRVVSRRRAASKAAPPRHTNRYRRYWKHPVNSLWGLFSSVKTAIVLIALIAVVCIIGIIVIQAPVEITSSPNDFALWVSQEMGGKYGPTWTSIFSSLGFFTIFSMWYFKALMVLLAINVAICTLNRAPGIWYNFRNPAVRTNERFYQNALARQDFDTNQDVEGIRRFFRKKHYRVLVKEGSGSGATYLYAYKNAWATLSTFVFHACLVSLMLATVLTGWHGFGTNSMAQHILPEPIYNYLQNLAGFSYTQPLPDGENGVVYPIGTAHNIEYRADQFVARFNPTNGQPTDFYTDLTLFQDGKQVAQQRIRVNDPLTYQGVTFHQASFILYAWITITDAKGNVIFNQKPVLNESLNDINPNTGNSVPVSIAENIPIPNVQQDMNVAATLTPDGWAVIVNGSDLKGNPSFCSLASAGNSAPVIDLSQSNLSCSKAFAALQLGQQGLQLKGWTLDVKLVKQGTVLLITKDSGSPLIWPISALLILSLCVTFYFPQRRVWMRFRDGHLQFAGLKEHFINVQRDFNSLALELAALDAKAGRTTPRERLKDPPGASAAEMLKPKSAKSSKSSAGARARAAEAEEAEATAPSEVETEASDADASEMTDEAEETSQAHASAASHAKKEVAAGD from the coding sequence ATGTCTACAACACACGCTCCACGAGTCGTCAGCCGCAGGCGCGCCGCCAGCAAAGCCGCGCCCCCCAGGCACACAAACCGTTACAGACGCTATTGGAAGCATCCGGTCAACTCGCTCTGGGGTCTCTTTAGCTCCGTCAAAACGGCGATTGTCCTGATCGCCTTGATCGCGGTTGTCTGCATCATCGGCATCATCGTCATTCAAGCGCCAGTTGAGATTACTTCTTCCCCCAACGATTTCGCCCTCTGGGTAAGCCAGGAAATGGGCGGGAAATATGGTCCAACCTGGACGAGCATCTTCAGCAGCCTGGGTTTCTTCACCATCTTCTCCATGTGGTATTTCAAGGCGCTCATGGTGCTGCTGGCAATCAACGTCGCCATCTGCACACTGAACCGCGCGCCGGGCATCTGGTACAACTTCCGCAACCCGGCAGTGCGCACCAATGAGCGTTTTTATCAAAACGCCCTGGCGCGCCAGGACTTTGATACCAATCAAGATGTCGAGGGCATCCGGCGCTTCTTCCGCAAGAAGCATTACCGCGTGCTGGTTAAAGAAGGCAGCGGCAGCGGCGCCACCTATCTGTATGCCTATAAGAACGCCTGGGCCACGCTCTCCACCTTCGTCTTCCATGCCTGCCTGGTCTCGCTCATGCTTGCCACCGTCCTGACCGGCTGGCATGGCTTCGGCACGAACAGCATGGCCCAGCATATCTTGCCTGAACCCATCTACAACTACCTGCAAAACCTGGCCGGATTCAGCTACACTCAGCCGCTGCCCGATGGCGAAAACGGCGTCGTCTACCCCATCGGTACCGCGCACAACATCGAGTATCGCGCCGATCAGTTCGTCGCCAGGTTCAACCCGACCAACGGACAGCCAACCGACTTCTATACCGACCTGACGCTCTTCCAGGATGGCAAGCAGGTCGCCCAGCAGCGCATCCGCGTCAACGACCCGCTCACCTATCAGGGCGTCACCTTCCACCAGGCGTCGTTCATCCTGTACGCCTGGATCACCATCACCGACGCCAAAGGCAACGTGATCTTCAATCAGAAGCCGGTCCTCAACGAAAGCTTGAACGATATTAACCCCAACACCGGCAACAGCGTCCCGGTCAGCATCGCGGAGAACATCCCCATTCCCAACGTCCAGCAGGATATGAATGTGGCCGCGACGCTGACGCCCGACGGCTGGGCCGTGATCGTCAACGGCAGCGATCTCAAAGGGAATCCTTCTTTTTGCAGCCTGGCAAGCGCGGGCAACAGCGCGCCGGTCATTGATCTCTCGCAAAGCAATCTCTCGTGCAGCAAAGCGTTTGCCGCCCTGCAACTTGGTCAGCAGGGTTTGCAGCTCAAAGGCTGGACGCTCGATGTCAAGCTGGTCAAACAGGGTACCGTCCTGCTCATCACCAAAGACTCCGGCTCGCCGCTGATCTGGCCGATCTCGGCCCTGCTGATCCTGAGCCTGTGCGTCACCTTCTACTTCCCCCAGCGCCGCGTCTGGATGCGCTTCCGCGACGGCCATCTCCAGTTCGCCGGGCTGAAAGAACACTTCATCAACGTCCAGCGCGACTTCAACAGCCTGGCCCTGGAACTGGCCGCACTGGACGCCAAAGCCGGGCGCACGACGCCCCGCGAGCGGCTCAAAGACCCGCCAGGGGCGAGCGCGGCTGAAATGCTCAAGCCGAAATCTGCCAAATCAAGCAAATCCTCGGCGGGCGCGCGAGCCAGAGCAGCGGAGGCAGAGGAGGCCGAAGCGACAGCGCCCAGCGAGGTCGAGACCGAAGCCAGCGACGCTGATGCATCTGAGATGACGGATGAAGCAGAGGAAACGAGCCAGGCCCACGCATCCGCAGCTTCACACGCGAAAAAAGAGGTGGCGGCTGGCGATTAA
- a CDS encoding acetolactate synthase, which translates to MSEHVLGGWLIARALKREGVEVVFTLSGGHIAPIYDGCVREGIRVMDTRHEQAAVHAAEGWAKVTRRPGVALITAGPGVTDGVTGLANAYLAGSPMIVFGGAAPVHQWDRGALQEMGAIELVRPITKWARTIVETGRLEEYVGFAYRQATSGKPGPVFLECPMDVLSNIIPDSQVTHLGEGYRAEGKQPGDPALVERAADLLRKAERPVIMAGTAVWWCDAAASLRAFAERAQAPVFLNGGGRGSLPPDHPLFFSLARRTALGGADTIVLVGTKLDFRLNFGEAPLIPATAKVIWLDMAAEDIGVNRGATVGIAGDVGAVMSQLVEALEKPLCHDEWLATVRQDEEKKRQADEPLLRSDQTPIHPMRLCAEIRDFLDRDAIVVGDGGDIVSFGGRVIQMFEPGHWLDPGPMGCLGVGTGYALAAKLAHPEKQVLILHGDGAFGLNGMEFETMARHHLPIVSVIGNDGQWAQIKHPQKDALGHSTAADLAPKIRYDRMVEALGGSGEMVERPEDIRPALERAFASGKPACVNVITDPTARYGRSTNAAY; encoded by the coding sequence ATGTCCGAACATGTTCTCGGCGGTTGGCTCATCGCCCGCGCACTCAAGCGCGAAGGCGTAGAGGTCGTTTTTACGCTCAGCGGCGGGCATATTGCCCCCATCTATGATGGCTGTGTGCGCGAGGGTATCCGGGTGATGGATACCCGCCACGAGCAGGCGGCTGTGCATGCCGCCGAGGGCTGGGCCAAGGTGACGCGCCGACCTGGTGTGGCGCTGATTACGGCTGGGCCTGGCGTGACCGATGGCGTAACCGGGCTGGCAAATGCCTATCTTGCCGGTAGCCCGATGATTGTCTTTGGCGGCGCGGCGCCTGTGCATCAGTGGGACCGGGGCGCGTTGCAGGAAATGGGCGCGATTGAACTGGTGCGCCCCATTACCAAGTGGGCGCGCACGATTGTGGAGACCGGGCGGCTGGAGGAATACGTTGGCTTTGCCTATCGCCAGGCGACCAGCGGCAAGCCTGGCCCGGTCTTTCTTGAATGCCCGATGGATGTCCTGAGCAATATTATCCCCGATAGCCAGGTAACGCATCTGGGCGAGGGGTATCGCGCCGAAGGAAAACAGCCGGGCGATCCCGCGCTGGTGGAGCGCGCCGCCGATCTGCTGCGCAAGGCCGAGCGCCCGGTGATTATGGCGGGTACGGCGGTCTGGTGGTGCGATGCCGCTGCCTCGCTGCGGGCGTTCGCCGAGCGCGCACAGGCGCCGGTTTTCCTCAACGGCGGCGGGCGCGGCAGCCTGCCGCCCGATCATCCGCTTTTCTTCTCGCTGGCACGCCGCACAGCCCTGGGCGGGGCGGATACAATTGTGCTGGTGGGGACGAAGCTGGATTTCCGCCTGAACTTTGGCGAAGCCCCGCTGATCCCAGCAACCGCTAAGGTGATCTGGCTGGATATGGCGGCAGAAGATATTGGCGTGAATCGCGGGGCGACGGTGGGCATTGCCGGAGATGTGGGCGCGGTAATGAGCCAGCTAGTGGAGGCGCTGGAAAAGCCGCTCTGCCATGACGAGTGGCTGGCGACGGTGCGCCAGGATGAGGAGAAGAAGCGCCAGGCGGATGAACCGCTTTTGCGCTCCGATCAGACGCCGATTCATCCGATGCGGCTCTGCGCGGAGATTCGGGATTTTCTTGACCGCGATGCGATTGTGGTCGGCGACGGCGGCGATATTGTCAGCTTCGGTGGGCGCGTCATTCAGATGTTTGAGCCGGGCCACTGGCTGGACCCCGGCCCGATGGGCTGCCTGGGCGTCGGCACCGGCTATGCCCTGGCGGCCAAACTGGCGCATCCTGAGAAGCAGGTGCTGATCCTGCACGGCGATGGAGCTTTCGGGCTGAATGGGATGGAGTTTGAGACGATGGCCCGCCATCATCTGCCGATTGTTTCGGTGATTGGCAACGATGGGCAGTGGGCGCAGATCAAGCACCCTCAGAAAGACGCGCTGGGCCACAGTACGGCGGCTGATCTGGCGCCGAAGATTCGCTATGATCGTATGGTAGAGGCGCTGGGTGGCTCTGGCGAGATGGTGGAGCGGCCAGAAGATATTCGCCCCGCGCTGGAGCGAGCCTTTGCCTCTGGCAAACCGGCGTGTGTCAATGTGATTACCGACCCGACGGCGCGCTATGGCCGAAGCACGAACGCGGCCTACTGA
- a CDS encoding GNAT family N-acetyltransferase, whose product MSQYRTLIPLFEELRGERITVRPYRVEDAESLYEAVRESRDHLRPWLPFADAHQSVDESRDFIIHCMARWLRREDFPLSIWQSATGAFLGGTGFHVRSWEPPCFEIGYWLRPSAEGHGYMAEAVRLVSDFLFEGLGAQRVEIRCDALNRRSASVAERLGFIQEARLRNMRRAADGTTRDTLVFSLIPTDPRWPTSRNPERRQ is encoded by the coding sequence ATGAGCCAATACCGTACCCTTATCCCACTCTTTGAGGAACTGCGTGGAGAGCGGATTACCGTTCGCCCCTACCGCGTTGAAGACGCTGAATCGCTCTATGAAGCGGTGCGGGAATCACGCGATCATCTGCGCCCCTGGCTTCCGTTCGCCGATGCCCATCAGAGCGTTGACGAGTCCCGCGATTTCATCATCCATTGCATGGCACGCTGGCTGCGGCGCGAGGATTTCCCGCTCAGCATCTGGCAGAGCGCAACCGGGGCGTTTCTTGGCGGCACCGGCTTTCATGTGCGCAGTTGGGAACCGCCCTGCTTTGAGATCGGCTACTGGCTGCGCCCATCAGCGGAAGGACATGGCTATATGGCTGAGGCGGTGCGGCTCGTTAGCGATTTTCTCTTCGAGGGGCTGGGCGCGCAGCGAGTGGAGATTCGCTGCGATGCGCTGAACAGGCGCAGCGCGTCTGTAGCAGAGCGCCTGGGGTTCATTCAGGAGGCCAGGCTGCGCAATATGCGCCGGGCTGCCGATGGAACCACCAGGGATACCCTGGTCTTCAGCCTGATACCTACCGATCCACGCTGGCCGACCAGCAGAAACCCGGAGAGGCGGCAATGA
- the fabG gene encoding 3-oxoacyl-ACP reductase FabG, translating into MGRLDGRVAFVTGAGRGIGAATALRLAEEGARVTLADVDTENCAQVAREIETLGSEALVVACDVSNADAVQQAVDQAASKFGRLDILVNNAGITRDNLLFKMSDGDWDAVINVHLKGAFLCSRAAQKYMVEQHYGRIISMSSTSALGNRGQTNYSTAKAGLQGMTRTLAIELGPFGVTANAIAPGFIDTEMTRATARRLGITPEQMIEEASKRIPVRRVGQPRDIANVICFLASEEAGFVSGQVIYVAGGPARNE; encoded by the coding sequence ATGGGCAGACTCGATGGACGAGTCGCGTTTGTGACCGGCGCGGGGCGCGGCATTGGCGCTGCGACGGCGCTGCGCCTGGCGGAAGAGGGCGCGCGGGTGACGCTGGCAGATGTTGATACGGAGAACTGCGCACAGGTGGCCCGCGAAATAGAGACGCTGGGTTCCGAGGCGCTGGTCGTCGCGTGCGATGTCTCGAATGCCGATGCGGTTCAGCAGGCTGTTGATCAGGCGGCCAGCAAGTTTGGGCGGCTGGATATTCTGGTCAATAACGCCGGAATTACGCGCGATAATTTGCTTTTCAAGATGAGCGATGGGGACTGGGATGCCGTCATCAACGTCCATCTCAAGGGCGCGTTTCTCTGCTCGCGGGCGGCGCAGAAGTATATGGTTGAGCAGCACTATGGGCGCATTATCAGTATGTCGTCCACCTCGGCGTTGGGCAATCGCGGCCAGACGAACTACTCCACTGCCAAGGCGGGCTTGCAGGGCATGACGCGGACGCTGGCGATTGAGCTTGGGCCATTTGGGGTGACGGCCAACGCCATCGCGCCGGGCTTTATTGATACGGAGATGACGCGAGCCACCGCGCGGCGCCTGGGCATTACGCCTGAGCAAATGATCGAAGAGGCGAGCAAGCGCATTCCGGTGCGGCGCGTGGGCCAGCCGCGCGATATTGCCAATGTGATCTGCTTCCTGGCCTCAGAAGAGGCGGGCTTTGTGAGCGGCCAGGTCATCTATGTCGCTGGCGGTCCGGCGCGCAACGAATAG
- a CDS encoding NUDIX domain-containing protein has product MSRDRETLDAASSYAQFRIGVFGVIIEDGNVLLGLRRDVDWWNLPGGGMELGETVDEALRREVLEETGLAVRVGRLVGVYSKPQKQEVVLTFLCHVEGGALKETEEMRACRYFAPDALPPNTLPKHVERIHDAWPGQPEAVVRAQRSSTREDQKLPGK; this is encoded by the coding sequence ATGTCCAGAGATAGAGAGACATTGGATGCAGCGTCATCGTATGCGCAATTTCGTATAGGCGTTTTTGGCGTGATTATCGAGGATGGGAATGTGTTGTTGGGGCTGCGGCGCGATGTTGACTGGTGGAATCTGCCGGGCGGCGGCATGGAACTGGGCGAGACGGTGGATGAGGCGCTGCGCCGCGAAGTGCTGGAGGAGACGGGCTTAGCGGTCAGGGTCGGGCGATTGGTGGGCGTCTATTCCAAGCCGCAAAAGCAAGAAGTGGTGCTGACGTTTCTGTGCCATGTGGAGGGCGGCGCACTGAAGGAGACCGAAGAAATGCGCGCGTGTCGCTATTTTGCGCCGGATGCCCTGCCCCCCAATACCCTGCCCAAGCATGTCGAGCGGATACACGATGCCTGGCCGGGCCAGCCAGAGGCGGTGGTGCGCGCCCAGCGTTCCAGCACGCGGGAAGATCAAAAATTGCCAGGCAAATGA
- a CDS encoding VOC family protein, translating into MSNHPIVHIEIPGTDTKAAAKFYEDAFGWNIQTDPSFEGYPMFQAEGGPGGGFVKPGEAMGVSYKVGEVLIYIDTDDIEASLAKVQSLGGKVVLPKTDIPQVGWFAVFADPTGNKIGLFTTLPHKH; encoded by the coding sequence ATGTCCAACCACCCCATTGTCCATATCGAAATTCCCGGCACCGATACCAAAGCCGCTGCCAAGTTCTACGAGGATGCCTTCGGCTGGAACATCCAGACTGACCCGAGCTTTGAAGGCTACCCCATGTTCCAGGCTGAGGGCGGCCCCGGCGGCGGATTCGTCAAGCCAGGAGAAGCTATGGGTGTCAGCTATAAGGTCGGCGAAGTCCTGATCTACATTGACACCGACGACATCGAAGCCTCTCTGGCAAAGGTACAGTCTCTTGGCGGCAAAGTCGTGCTGCCCAAGACCGACATCCCGCAAGTGGGCTGGTTTGCCGTCTTCGCCGACCCAACCGGCAACAAGATTGGCCTCTTTACCACCTTGCCGCACAAGCACTAA
- a CDS encoding ribonucleotide-diphosphate reductase subunit beta, with the protein MSASANQIGNFTLGQLAETPVEDVLALIDEGETRLPTPQDLYYRWERQQWRAQDIDFSADKGQWAEMVTPDVRPMRMAGVSAFFVGEASVTDTLAPICLAIPGEAERIFLTTQLVDEARHVVFFERFFREVVLLPGERLEDLLAEARPFVRKATATMLLDVLPAATNQVQREPGNMEALIEAITVYHILIEGAMALAGQRGMLNTYRQMNVLPGFRGGFTAVARDESRHVLFGVAFLRRMAQEDARYGRLVEEVVHRHAPMVWEALGPPPEVIPLILAEGGNPHETQEFAFHSLRKKLRVMGLSTDLPDVA; encoded by the coding sequence ATGAGCGCATCCGCGAACCAGATTGGCAATTTTACATTGGGGCAGCTAGCCGAGACGCCCGTAGAAGATGTGCTGGCCTTGATTGATGAAGGGGAGACGCGCCTGCCAACCCCGCAGGATTTGTATTATCGCTGGGAGCGCCAGCAGTGGCGCGCGCAGGACATTGATTTCTCGGCGGATAAGGGGCAGTGGGCGGAAATGGTCACACCGGATGTGCGTCCGATGCGCATGGCGGGTGTCTCGGCCTTTTTCGTTGGCGAGGCCAGCGTGACCGATACGCTGGCGCCCATCTGCCTGGCGATCCCCGGCGAGGCCGAGCGCATCTTTCTGACGACGCAGCTTGTTGATGAAGCGCGGCACGTCGTCTTCTTCGAGCGTTTTTTCCGCGAGGTGGTACTTTTGCCTGGGGAGCGCCTGGAGGATTTGCTGGCGGAGGCGCGCCCGTTTGTGCGCAAGGCGACGGCGACGATGTTGCTGGACGTGCTGCCAGCGGCCACCAATCAGGTGCAGCGCGAGCCGGGCAATATGGAGGCGCTGATCGAGGCGATTACCGTCTATCATATTCTGATCGAGGGCGCTATGGCGTTGGCCGGTCAGCGTGGTATGCTGAATACATATCGGCAAATGAATGTGCTGCCGGGCTTTCGCGGCGGGTTCACGGCGGTAGCGCGGGATGAGTCGCGGCATGTCCTCTTTGGCGTGGCCTTCCTGCGTCGCATGGCTCAAGAGGATGCGCGCTATGGGCGTCTGGTCGAAGAGGTCGTCCACCGCCACGCGCCTATGGTCTGGGAGGCGCTGGGGCCGCCCCCCGAAGTGATTCCGCTGATCCTGGCAGAGGGCGGCAATCCACATGAGACCCAGGAGTTCGCCTTTCATTCGCTGCGCAAGAAGCTGCGCGTGATGGGCCTCTCCACCGATTTGCCCGACGTTGCGTAG
- a CDS encoding GreA/GreB family elongation factor gives MELNLDHLEDQRARLVRQIQDAEEARDSAGHVAVAQFDDHRERVNAELAQLRQQLTWLEREIGQVKTLQHPAAKDAIEVGHVVTLQIGENRPSDYVLVKDFGGRAVGEAKTLSTQSPIGAALLGRTPGETVTVETPGGMRTIKIVAVQ, from the coding sequence ATGGAGTTGAACCTGGACCATCTCGAAGACCAACGTGCGCGTCTGGTCCGGCAGATTCAGGATGCCGAAGAGGCGCGCGATAGCGCCGGGCATGTAGCAGTGGCTCAGTTTGACGATCACCGCGAACGGGTGAATGCGGAACTGGCGCAGCTACGCCAGCAACTCACCTGGCTGGAGCGTGAGATCGGGCAAGTGAAGACGCTGCAACACCCTGCCGCAAAGGATGCCATTGAAGTGGGCCATGTCGTTACCCTGCAAATTGGGGAGAACCGCCCCAGCGATTATGTGCTGGTGAAGGACTTTGGCGGGCGCGCAGTGGGCGAGGCCAAGACCCTTTCGACCCAATCGCCCATTGGCGCGGCGCTGCTGGGGCGCACGCCCGGCGAAACAGTGACGGTTGAGACGCCGGGCGGCATGCGCACCATTAAGATTGTCGCGGTGCAGTGA